The genomic region TTTCAAAATACCATTGTCCCCCTGGTGGAGCAGGGTAAAATTGACCAAGCCAGACAAATTAAGCAAGAGCGTTTTGACCCGCTGGTTAAGCAGTTAAAGCAAGCTGTTAACGCTTATGTCGAGTATAAAAAACAGGAAAGCAAAAATGCCGAGAACTTATCCTATTCCGCCAGTACCGAGGCCAAGGGCATTGCCTTTGTATTTGGCGCCGTGGCGGTGCTGTTAGGTATTATTTTCAGTATTTTATCTTCCCGGGCTGTAACCAAACCGATTAACCGTTTGGTCAAAGAAACTTCGCTGGTGGCTGAGGGTGATTTAACCAAGCGGGTAGAGGTGAGCGGTAACGATGAATTGGCCCAGCTGGCCATAGCCTTTAACAAAATGGTGGAAAGCTTGCATCATATGACCAGGCAGGTGGTGGAAAAGAGCAGTAGCTTGGCAGCCCACAGCCAGGAACTGTCAGCGGCCAGTCAGGAGGTCAGTGCTACGGTAGAGGAAATCACCAGCACCACCAGTGAACTGGCTAACTCGGCTAATCAAGAAGCCGTCGGAGCCGCCAATGCAGTGGAAGTTTCCCGCGGTGTACAAAAAGCAGCGCAACAAGGTAACCAGGCTGTGGACCAAACAGTGGAAAAAATGAATTCCATTCGTAGTAGAGTGGATGAAAGTTCCGAGCAGGTTGCTAAATTGGATGAGCGCTCCCGGGATATCAGTAAAATTACTGAAGTCATTACTAACATTGCCGACCAAACTAATTTGCTGGCCTTAAATGCAGCCATTGAGGCAGCCAGAGCAGGAGAGCACGGGCGTGGTTTTGCCGTGGTGGCTGAAGAAGTTCGCAAGCTGGCGGAACAATCTTCCCAAGCTGCCAAGGAAATTTCTGCCATTATTAAACAAATTCAAAAGGATACCGTGCAGGTGGTGAACGGGATGAAACTGGGCGTCCTGGAGGTACACGAAGGTATGGAGGTTGTTTCTTCTGCCGGCCAGTCTTTGCAGGATATCTTAAATAAAGTAGAAAACACGGTAAATATTATTGAGGAAATCGCCGGTCAGGCCGAAAGAAACAGCATGAGTGCCCAGAACCTGGCCGCTGCTACCCAGCAGGCCAGTGCCACAGTACAACAAATTGCCACTTCTGCCCAGGATTTAGCCAGAATGAGCGATGAGTTTCAAAGTCTGGTGGCTCAATTTAAGGTTTAAACTGTTATCCAAAGGTTGCCCAAAAGCTTTTTGGTGTAACCTTTTTTTATTTATTGTGTTAGTTAGTAAAAGAGGGTAAAATTGGAGATAAGCAGTGGTTCTGGTCGGGGGTTTACAATGTTGGCAAATAATTTTTTTAATATTCCTGGGCTGACTAAGTTCACCCGTATGATTATGGAGTTGTCCGAAGATCTAATTTCTGTTATTGATCACCGGGGAATTATTATTGCTATGAACCCTGCTGTGGGCAAGCTGCTGAATATCGACGTTAATAGTCTCATTGGCCAACCTATGATAAAGGCTGTTTATAAAGGAAAGAAATATGACGCCAAGGGGAATTATTTAAGTCCCATTATTGAAACCCTGGAGACAGGACGGGAGTTTAAAGAAGTTGAGAAAACCATCAAATCTCCCCTGGTTCGTGGCGAATTTATCTGTCGCACCACCACTGGTATATTACGTGATGCAGCAGGCCGGGTGGCAGGTGCTTATTCCTTTGATCAAAACATTACCGTTCGCCGCCGATTGGAACGTACCAATGAGAAACTGGAAGAAATGATTAACAACCAGCACTTGCAAACTGTGTTGGCCTTTACCGAAGCCATTGGGGCCAGGGATAACTACACCAGAGGTCACTCGGAGAGGGTGGCTGAATATGCCCAGATGATTGCCGGTGCCATGGGCTTGGGCCAACTTAACCAACTGGTGTACGTGGCGGCACTGGTACACGATGTTGGTAAAATAGGTGTGCCGGAGCATATATTAAATAAGCCCGGACGGTTAACTGATGAAGAATTTATTAAAATAAAGGAACACCCGGTTACTGGTTCCAATATCCTAAAACAGATAGGTTCTTTTAATTACCTGGTACCCATTGTCCGCGCCCACCATGAACGGTATGACGGCAGGGGATATCCTGATGGCCTGGCGGGCAAAGATATCCCTCTGATCAGTCGGATTATAGCCGTGGCCGATGCCTTTGAGGCTATGACTTCGGACCGGAGCTACCGAAAAAGATTTACCATCGACTATGCCGTTAATGAACTAAAACTTAATGCCGGAACCCAATTTGATCCTGAAATAGTAGATCATTTTACTAAGTTAATTGGGTATTTAAAATAACCCACAGAGGGCATACCCTGTGGGTTATTTATGTGCTTATTCTACAATTGCACTAATACCGTCCTGGATAACAGTTATTTCCGTATCCTGTCCTTTCTGTCAAATATCAAAAATTTTTTAATATTAGATTAAAGGAAATTAGTCTTATTTATTTGCCGGGTATGAAAAAAGGAGAAACCGGATTAATATATAAAATATATGATGTTAATTTAAAATCAGACGTGGAGGATTTGAGCATTGGCAAAGAATATCTTACCCAAAGTGCAGGAAATATTGGAATTAAGAAAGATTTCTATGGAGGAATTGGCCCAAAGAACCATGCTGGAGGTTTCAGATATTGAAGGGTTAAAACAATTTAACCATAAAAGAGCTGCCCACCTGGCCATTGCCCAGGCCATTGCGATGGCTCTGGGTATCAATGTATATTACTTTCTGGGTGATGATGTGATTGGCCCCCAACGCATTCTATCCCGCCTTAATGTATTTGACCGACAAAAAATCCTAAACGGTGAATTAATGCCCTTTATTAAAGTAAGTAAAGAACAGGCGGCCAAAGGACTCACTGATGAGGAATTGGATTCATTAATTCAAGTAATGTTGGAGCAGGAAAAGAAACAGGATCAGTAAAAGCAAGAGCCCGTACCAATTTAGGTAGGGGCTCATAATGTTTATATAAAGACCCTAAAAAATGTTCAGATCCGTTCTGCCCTTAATATGATCAATAAACTGGCGGGCGGTGCGGCCGGAACGTTCGTTATGCCACAGGGTCCACTGGAGGGCCAGTTTTTCCAGGGTTTCCGGGTCCACATCTATTGCTTCCTGGCGGGCCAGTTCCCGGACAATTTGCAGGTAGGCTTCTTTATCCGGTGCCAGAAAAGTAATCTTTAGCCCAAACCGGTCGGCCAGAGACAGTTTCTCCTGGGCGGTATCACCCATATGGACCTCACCATCCCCGGAATTACGGTCACTAAAGTATTCTTTAATTAAATTTCTCTGGTTAGAGGTCACATAAATTCGCACATTAGCAGGCTGTTGCTGCAAGCTTCCTTCCAACTGTGTCTTAAATTCTTTATACTCGGTTTCCTTTTCTTCAAAGGACAGGTCATCAATAAAAATGATAAATTTAAGGGGTAACTGGCTTAAGGCCTGGGTTAGTTTTTGCAGGCTGCCCAGGTTTTTTCTTGGTAATTGCACCAACCGGAGCCCGTCCGGGCCATACCGGTGAATCAGTGCTTTGATGGTAGAAGATTTACCGGTACCCCGGTCGCCGTACAGCAGCAGATTATGAGCGGTGAACCCCTGTAGCAGCCTCTCAGTGTTATCCACCACCTGCTGCCTTTGGGACTGGTATCCGATTAATTGGTGCAACTGAATGGGATCCGGGTCGGCAATACCGGTGAGCTGCCAACCGGTGCCGGTTTCCTCATAACGGAAGGCCCAGTAAAGAATGAATTGTCCCACCCCTGTCCGGCGGTAGAAAGAGATCATTTGGGGCACCTGTTCACACCAATTGGTGGATCCTAAAAGAAAACGTTTTAAATCCAGCACTTCCCTACCGATCCCATGGTTGTCAGCAGTAACAGTGATTTCTGTTAAGTCGCCCATTTTAAAATAAGGGTCCATCCCCCGGAAAATGCAGTCCAGACTCTGGACACCCTGCTGGCAGAGTACCTGCAGCATGTCTAAATCATGCTGATAAGCTGCCTTAAGTACGGCAGAAACCTGCTGCCCGGCTGCAGCTTGCCGGGCAAATAAGTTATCATCCAGCAGAATTAAGTTTAACAAATGGTTTTGCCACAGGTTACCAGTCGGCGGCAGCAGCTTGTGGGCGCTTTGTTCTAACAGCAGGGACATCAGCCGGTGGTAGTCCCCTAATAAATGCCAGGGGTCCAACTGCTCCACCATAGCTGCGTTAATAATTTTATTAAAGTATTTTACCGCAGCATCATGCTGTAAGTTTTGAAATAAGGTTAAGCTGTTGAGAGCCCGGTAAACAGATTTAACTATGTTTTCACTGGTCAATCTAATCGCCTCCGGAATTATGCTACCGGAAGTACTTCTACTTTTTTTTAATTACCCCTGCTAATAATGGCCATCAATTGATCTAGATCGGTAACTGGTGGTTGGCAGGCGAAATTTTTACATACATAAGCAGTGGCTTTTCCTGCCACCGGTAACCTGTCTTTTAGCAGGGGTACCAGTTCCTCTGCCTGGGCAGCGGCTTCACCTTCATAGCGCACCGCTAGTACGGCGGAAGGTAAAAATTCCTTTTGCACCACATCAATCATCTGTTTCAGGGCTGAATCTTCCCTTTTGCCGGACAGTACGATTTCCGTGGGTGGTTCTTGGTTTAAATAAGCCGCTATCATGAAGTAGGAATAGCCAATGGGATAATGCTCCAATTCCCCGGCAAATACCTGCAGTTGTTTAGTGGCCAGTTCCTCATAACGGTTTCGTTCCGTCAGCCGGGCCAGCCGAAACAGGTTTACTGTGGCCACTGAGTTGCCCGAAGGAATGGCCCCGTCATATATCTCCTTGGGTCGGCTGATTAGCTGTTCACTATCTTTACCGTAGAAGAAAAATCCACCGTTCTGACGGTCCCAGAAAAGGTCAATCATGCTATCTGTCAACTGCACAGCTTGCTCCAAATGCTTAATATCAAAGGTGGCTTCGTAAAGTTCCAGCAACCCCCAGATTAAAAAGGCA from Desulfotomaculum nigrificans DSM 574 harbors:
- a CDS encoding methyl-accepting chemotaxis protein, producing MKLKLTTRIVLGYCMVLAMAGLLAGVMIYKINQITVQIDGLQQHNVRTMQGINIAMLVQEQSALLNDYFLTGAPAEREALEKGFKESIQHEEDLIKITRQQVNRERITKVRDLNRQLANQFQNTIVPLVEQGKIDQARQIKQERFDPLVKQLKQAVNAYVEYKKQESKNAENLSYSASTEAKGIAFVFGAVAVLLGIIFSILSSRAVTKPINRLVKETSLVAEGDLTKRVEVSGNDELAQLAIAFNKMVESLHHMTRQVVEKSSSLAAHSQELSAASQEVSATVEEITSTTSELANSANQEAVGAANAVEVSRGVQKAAQQGNQAVDQTVEKMNSIRSRVDESSEQVAKLDERSRDISKITEVITNIADQTNLLALNAAIEAARAGEHGRGFAVVAEEVRKLAEQSSQAAKEISAIIKQIQKDTVQVVNGMKLGVLEVHEGMEVVSSAGQSLQDILNKVENTVNIIEEIAGQAERNSMSAQNLAAATQQASATVQQIATSAQDLARMSDEFQSLVAQFKV
- a CDS encoding HD domain-containing phosphohydrolase; protein product: MLANNFFNIPGLTKFTRMIMELSEDLISVIDHRGIIIAMNPAVGKLLNIDVNSLIGQPMIKAVYKGKKYDAKGNYLSPIIETLETGREFKEVEKTIKSPLVRGEFICRTTTGILRDAAGRVAGAYSFDQNITVRRRLERTNEKLEEMINNQHLQTVLAFTEAIGARDNYTRGHSERVAEYAQMIAGAMGLGQLNQLVYVAALVHDVGKIGVPEHILNKPGRLTDEEFIKIKEHPVTGSNILKQIGSFNYLVPIVRAHHERYDGRGYPDGLAGKDIPLISRIIAVADAFEAMTSDRSYRKRFTIDYAVNELKLNAGTQFDPEIVDHFTKLIGYLK
- a CDS encoding helix-turn-helix domain-containing protein produces the protein MAKNILPKVQEILELRKISMEELAQRTMLEVSDIEGLKQFNHKRAAHLAIAQAIAMALGINVYYFLGDDVIGPQRILSRLNVFDRQKILNGELMPFIKVSKEQAAKGLTDEELDSLIQVMLEQEKKQDQ
- a CDS encoding ATP-binding protein, with the protein product MTSENIVKSVYRALNSLTLFQNLQHDAAVKYFNKIINAAMVEQLDPWHLLGDYHRLMSLLLEQSAHKLLPPTGNLWQNHLLNLILLDDNLFARQAAAGQQVSAVLKAAYQHDLDMLQVLCQQGVQSLDCIFRGMDPYFKMGDLTEITVTADNHGIGREVLDLKRFLLGSTNWCEQVPQMISFYRRTGVGQFILYWAFRYEETGTGWQLTGIADPDPIQLHQLIGYQSQRQQVVDNTERLLQGFTAHNLLLYGDRGTGKSSTIKALIHRYGPDGLRLVQLPRKNLGSLQKLTQALSQLPLKFIIFIDDLSFEEKETEYKEFKTQLEGSLQQQPANVRIYVTSNQRNLIKEYFSDRNSGDGEVHMGDTAQEKLSLADRFGLKITFLAPDKEAYLQIVRELARQEAIDVDPETLEKLALQWTLWHNERSGRTARQFIDHIKGRTDLNIF